The Alicyclobacillus macrosporangiidus CPP55 genome segment CACAAAATCGTGCAACGACACGATCGGAAACAGGCCGGTCCGTTGACCCACGTCCGCGATGCTGTCCGGCATGCGCGTCGGAGAATGCTCCAACACGGGCTTGTCTGCCGCGATGATGTCGTGCGCGCGGCCATGGGCCACACCCAGATACAAACTCGGTCGAAACTCCCGAAACCGCGTCATCGCCTGGAGTTCGTCGGACAACCCCTCACGGGCCAAATCCTCGCCGAAGATGACCTGCCCCAGATGGGTCAGGGACATGGTGCGCTCGACACTGGAGTTGGCGATGGTCAGCGCCTCCACGATGTTGTGCCCTCGAAAGGTGACAGGTCCCGTCCCGGCTAACGGCGTGCCTCCCCCTTTGCCGCCGGAAGACGTCGCCGGGTTCTCTGGCAGGGCGATGCGAAACGTGCAGTCGATGAGCCCGTCCGGCGCTTTGTCGATGCCGAGGGTGGTGACAAACGCTTGCTGCTCCAATTCCTTACGGTCATAGCATCCGCTGGTCAGCCCGCACACCGCCGCGAGGGCGGCGATGGTGCACCAGCGCGCAGGCCTTGTCCGTTTTCCCATGCTGCCTCACCCCGCATAGATTGGCACTGAATACACACGGCCATACAAGTCGGAATTGTGGTACCATGGGGGAAGACGGGCATGGCGGATCGCATGCTCTGCCGGGTAAGGAACGGCCGAGAGGAGGGATAGGGTGGACCCCGTCGTCGAGCGGTTGAAAGTGAACTTCAAGACCTTGGAGGAGTTCCGCAGGTTTCGCGAATACGGCCTCGAGGAGCTCTCGATGTACGAAGACCTGCAGGCCAACATGATTGAGAACGATGCGGACTCGCCGTTCTACGGGGTGTACGAAGACGGCCGGCTGGTGGCGCGCATGAGCTTGTACCCCATCAGCGCCCGCTTCGACCGGTATTTCACGCCCCCGCGAGACCACCTGGAACTGTGGAAATTGGAGGTCTTGCCCGGGTACAAAGGGAAGGGCTACGGACGCGCGCTGGTGCAACACGCACAGTCGTTCGGATTGCCCATCAAGACCAACGTCCGCTGCGGGGCCCATGAATTCTTCACGAAACTCGGATTTTATCCGGTCAAATACAACCCGGAACGAGACCACGGCCAAAATCCTTACCTCTGGCTGCCCCCTGAGGAACCCCAGCCGGCGTCACCGTGAAAAGAAGCGGGTCGTCCAGAGGGACAACCCGCTTCATCTGTCCGCCGATCGGCAGAGCCGTCATTCCGCCTGTTGGGCTGGCAAGTCACTGGCCACTCTCTCCAGATTGCCGTACTCGTCAATCCGGTACATGAACCCGCCGCTGACAACCTCGCCATCGAGGAACGCCGCCTTACGCGCACGTTCAAAGATTTCCACCAACGCCCGGTAATCTTGGACAACCACTTGGTGATCGCGGCGCAGCCGCTCCAACTCGGTGAGGACCTCCCGATGCGTGCGCTCCAGGGACTCGTACTTCTCCTTCCACTCGTTGCACTCCCGTTGCGCCGCCCGCCAGCGGGAGGCCCAGTGCTGCGCTGTGTTCTTCTCCTGGCGTAAGAATCGCAGCACTTGCGCCCAACTCATCAAGGTCGCCGTCGGGTGGTCATAATCGCCGCCCTCCAACTGGGCCTGAATTTTGGCGGACTTGCGTGCCTTCCGGTCCTGCTTGGCCAGTTCTATCTGACCTCTGTACTGTTTGCGCACACACGCGTTCCAGCGAAACCCGCAGGCGGCCGCGGTGCGGCCGAGCTTTCGGCTGGCCTCGTTGAATCCCGCCAGCTGGGTGCTGCCCTCGCGGATGTGCTTCAGCACGACCTCCGCCAGAATGGCGTCGTCTTCAGACGTCCAGGCATCTTGTCTCATGGTCCGTACGGTTTGTTTCATGTCGATGTTCCTCCCGCCATTACGCCCGTTGACGTTTCAAATGACAGAAACTAACTCTAGTGATTCCCCATCAAGAGAGGGGATATACACGGAACGTCAAAAAAACCCGCTCTCGGAAGAGAGCGGGTATCGTCAACGAGCGCCGGACATCCGCCGCGACCGGATGGACCGCCAGCCCAGCCGGCGGTAGACGGCCGGCTCACCGGCGTCCGCGAAGGTGATCACCGCCACCCGGCCGGCGTCCCGCCGCGGTTTCCCCCCTAGCATACGCCAGAGTGCGATCGCCAAGGTCAACCAACGGCTGCGCAGCACTGCCTGCCACAATCCGTACAGCATCAGCAGCCATTTGGCCGTACGGTACACGGCGCGCAATCCACCCATCAGCATCACCCCTTGCCGGCGGATGTGTCCGCACGCAGGATTAGCTTGTACGTATACCGCACCCGTCAATCGGCAATCGAGTCCTCGGCATGAAAGGTCTTCATCGTCGTCCGCGCTACGGCACCCTCGACCAACTCTTCCACCGGAAGGTGCTCCTCAGCCGCTTCCGCCTCCTCGACTCTCGGCTTCGTGCGCGGGTTCGGCGGCACGAAGATGGTGCAGCAGTCCTCGTACGGCAGGATGGAGGTCTCGTACGTGCCGATCTCGCGCGCCATGCGGATGATCTCCACCTTGTCCATGCCCACGAGCGGACGCAGCACCGGCAGGTTGGTCACTGCATTGATGGTGCGCATGCTCTCCAGCGTCTGGCTCGCCACCTGGCCCAGGCTCTCCCCGGTCATGAGGGCTAAAAGCCCCCGATCCTGGGCGATCCGGTCGGCGATCCGCAGCATCATCCGCCGCATGATGGTGATGTACAGCGGCGCGGGGCAATGTTTGCGGATGGCGGTCTGCACGTCCGTGAAGTGTACCGTGTGCAGCGTCACCGGACCGCCCCAGCCGGCGAGGATCTGGGCCAGCGTTTCCACCTTTTCCAGCGCGCGTTCGCTCGTGAAGGGAAAGCTGTGAAAGTGAATCGCCTCCAGGGTCACGCCCCGCTTCATCCCGAGCCACCCCGCCACGGGGCTGTCGATCCCGCCGGACAACAGCAGCCCGGCCTTTCCCGCGGAGTGAGCGGGCATCCCCCCGACCCCCGGGACGACACGTCCGTACACATGGGCCTCCTCGTCCCGGATATGGATATATACCGTCACATCCGGGTGATGCACGTCCACGCGCCACTGCGGCAGGGCCCGCAGGCAGGCCCCGCCCACCTCGTCCGCCACCTGCGGGGAGTTGAGAGGGAAGCGTTTGTTGGTCCGCTTCACTTCCACTTTGAATTTGGGCGGGCGTCCGGTGGGTGTCTCGGTCGATTGAAGGACGCGAATGGCGGCGGATCGAAACGCGTCCAAATCCAGGTTCACGACCTCCACCGGGCTCAGGGAGGTCAGGCCGAAGACTCGCCGCAATCGCTCCAGAATGGGTTCCACCGGCTCATCCTCGAGGGTGATCATCACCCGCCCCGCGATGCGCTCGGCCTTGGCGCCCGGCCAAGGGCGCAGGGCCGCACGAATGTTCCGCAGGAGCAGGCGCTCGAACTCGGACCGGTTCTTGCCCTTCAGACTCATCTCGCCGTAGCGGGCGACAATGTGCTGGACCAACGGTCATACCCCCGTACCCACTGTGTCGTACAGCCAGGCCACCTGTCGCCGGATCACCTCGATGGCCCGATTCATCGCGGCCTCGTCCGTCTGCCATCCGAACGAGAACCGGATGGCGCCGGTCACCTCCGCGGCGTCGAGGCCCATCGCCTCTAGGACGTGCGACGCTTTCGCGTGCCCGCCGCGGCTGGAGCAGGCCGATCCGGTCGACACGTACACACCCTCCGCTTCCAAGGCGTGCACGAGGACTTCGCCGCGCAATCCCGGAAAGGAGGCACTGACAATGTAGGGCGAAGCCTGCCGCGGCCGGTGTACCCGGCACCTCGGGATCGTCCGCAATCCCTGGCAGAATTGTTCGGCCCACGCCGACATCTGCTGGTACCGCTGTGCCGCCCGCTCGGACACATGGCTGGCCGCCGCGCCGAGGGCGACGATGCCGAGGGTGTTCTCCGTCCCGGAGCGCAATCCCCCTTCCTGTCCGCCTCCGAACAACACGGGGTCCAGCACCAGTCCCGGCCGGATGTACAGCGCGCCAATGCCCTTCGGCGCTCCAATCTTGTGGCCGGAGACGCTGTACAGGTCCGCCTGCGCAAGGCTGGCCGCAG includes the following:
- a CDS encoding N-acetyltransferase encodes the protein MDPVVERLKVNFKTLEEFRRFREYGLEELSMYEDLQANMIENDADSPFYGVYEDGRLVARMSLYPISARFDRYFTPPRDHLELWKLEVLPGYKGKGYGRALVQHAQSFGLPIKTNVRCGAHEFFTKLGFYPVKYNPERDHGQNPYLWLPPEEPQPASP
- a CDS encoding RsfA family transcriptional regulator, with the translated sequence MKQTVRTMRQDAWTSEDDAILAEVVLKHIREGSTQLAGFNEASRKLGRTAAACGFRWNACVRKQYRGQIELAKQDRKARKSAKIQAQLEGGDYDHPTATLMSWAQVLRFLRQEKNTAQHWASRWRAAQRECNEWKEKYESLERTHREVLTELERLRRDHQVVVQDYRALVEIFERARKAAFLDGEVVSGGFMYRIDEYGNLERVASDLPAQQAE
- the thiI gene encoding tRNA uracil 4-sulfurtransferase ThiI, whose translation is MVQHIVARYGEMSLKGKNRSEFERLLLRNIRAALRPWPGAKAERIAGRVMITLEDEPVEPILERLRRVFGLTSLSPVEVVNLDLDAFRSAAIRVLQSTETPTGRPPKFKVEVKRTNKRFPLNSPQVADEVGGACLRALPQWRVDVHHPDVTVYIHIRDEEAHVYGRVVPGVGGMPAHSAGKAGLLLSGGIDSPVAGWLGMKRGVTLEAIHFHSFPFTSERALEKVETLAQILAGWGGPVTLHTVHFTDVQTAIRKHCPAPLYITIMRRMMLRIADRIAQDRGLLALMTGESLGQVASQTLESMRTINAVTNLPVLRPLVGMDKVEIIRMAREIGTYETSILPYEDCCTIFVPPNPRTKPRVEEAEAAEEHLPVEELVEGAVARTTMKTFHAEDSIAD
- a CDS encoding cysteine desulfurase family protein, translated to MEVYLDNAATTPLLPEVERIIQEMFSVYGNPSSLHRKGLEAERRIEAARKQVLRALGVRDGQVVFTGGGTEANNLAIFGATRRYGGRGRHVVTTQVEHPSVLEPFRALEREGWRVTYVAPDADGWVPAERVLEAVTDDTVLVSVMHVNNETGAVLPVAEIGQALRQRPKTIFHVDGIQAFGKIPSAASLAQADLYSVSGHKIGAPKGIGALYIRPGLVLDPVLFGGGQEGGLRSGTENTLGIVALGAAASHVSERAAQRYQQMSAWAEQFCQGLRTIPRCRVHRPRQASPYIVSASFPGLRGEVLVHALEAEGVYVSTGSACSSRGGHAKASHVLEAMGLDAAEVTGAIRFSFGWQTDEAAMNRAIEVIRRQVAWLYDTVGTGV